DNA from Agarilytica rhodophyticola:
GAAATTTATTTTTTTAATCATCATACTATCTTTACCAAACTATTTAAAAAAACGGAAAAATAACGGGGAGCAGAGACTACAGAATTTTTTATATTTTGATAGTAGTGCTTGGATTTTTTGTCGTTGCAGTTTGAGTTTTTCTTTGCAGATCTTGGGGGTAATGTCATATTGCGACAATATGGAAAATTATGTGTCTCGTGCTTTGTTAACTATTAATCTGGGCAAGATGGCGGACAAGTTTGCCATGTTTATGAGCTAATAAATTAGTGAATTAAGAGTAACATTTAATCGAATGCTGCGAGCTTAAAATTTCCTTTGGGTGTTGTTCGGGTAAACCCATTTTTTACTGGACAATATAAGATATTGTTATCACCAATCAAAAATGTGAAGCAATACGTGAGGGCTGGGAGTTAGTTAATAACGGAGATAAGTTGCGTGGTGTGTGAGCTTAATAATTAGTTATCAGATGATCTTAAACTATTCATTCGCTTTTAATACAGCGCACTTGAAAACCCCCGGAATTTGTTATTAATCCGCAGGGGTAATAACAAATTCTAGACTCGGTTAAGTTTTTGATCTTCTATATAACGCTTACGTTTACTGGCTTTAAGTTTATGTAAGTCGGCTAAGCATAAACCATCTAGACAATCGCCAAAATCCGGGTCAACACTGAATACAATGTTGTTAAAGCCGCCGTTTTCAAAAATCGCGGTATACTGCTTGAATAAGATGGGAACTCTATGACCCTTTTTGACAAAGTGTTTTTGCATAAAGTCAAAAGCTTCTTGTGATTCAAGATCCCCAAACTCCTTATCAAGCTTATCGATAATTTGTTGATCCAGCTTGTAAGGGTGATAAGCATCGGCAAGTGTCTCTGCCGTAGGGTGATAGCGTCGATAGTAGTAGGCAAGTGTATCCATAAGCTCTTTAGGATATTCTGCACTCATACTTACAGGGCCTATCAAGTAGCGTATTTCTGGGTACTTGGCTAAGTAGCTTCCCAGCCCCTGCCATAAATAGTCGAGACTAGCTTTGCCCCAGTAATCTGGGTTAACGAAACTGCGCCCAAGTTCAACGGACTGTTCGAGATAAGGGGTAAATTCTGGCCGAAATGTATAAAGCGTGCGGGTATAAAATCCATCTACTCCCATACTTTGCATGATCTTCTTGCCTTCTCCCAAGCGGTAGGCGCCGGCGATGACCAGATTTTCTCTATCCCATAACACTAAATGGCGATAATGTTGATCAAATTGATCTAGATCTCGCTTTTTGCCCGTACCTTCGCCTACTTTTCGAAAAGCGAGCTCACGCAAGCGTCCGATTTCTCGTATGACCTTAGAATCTATCTTGTAATCCACCAAATAAATTCTATTACCGTCTCGTGTTTCGCCTAGGCATTCAGATTCTTTAAGCTCTTCTAATAACTGGCGCCTGTCCTCTGGATGGGCAATGGTTCTTTCTGTTTCAAAGATAGGGCGTCGATGCTTGCCTATCTTATATAGGTGCTTTTTAAGCCGACTGACAAGAGTTCTATCATGAACAGTTTCTGATTTAAGTGTTTGACTGGGAATACCTTCGCCGACACTGAACTTGATTACATGGGAGTGCTTATTGAACATCTCTCTTGCCAGCAGTGCCGTACCTAAGGGCTTATACACCATCGAGGCGCCGTAAAAAAGTAGGGAGTTTTTAGCGTGTATGCGAATTGGCAGCAGGGGCGCCTGGGCCTTGCGGGCAAAATGTAAAAAGCCTGGACGCCAGCGTGTATCCTTGACTCCAGTAGGGTGTGCACGAGAGACTTCACCAGCGGGAAACACAATGATTGCTTGCTCGTCTTCCAGGCATTCTAGGACGCGTTTGTAGCTGCGTCTGGCACCGCTGCCCACCATGTTATCAACAGGTATGATGAGGTCTTCTAGGGCCTTAAAATGGCTGAGCATGTCGTTAGCAACGATACGCACATCGGAGCGTACTTCGCCCACCAACTTCAGGATCGCCAGACCGTCGAGGGAACCAATCGGGTGGTTGGCAAAAATTACCACACGGCCGGACGCCGGGATATTAGCCCTATCTCTAGCGCTGACAACGTAGCTGAAGTTAAAGTACTCGAAAATTCGGTCAATAAACTCAAATCCCCAAGCATCTTTATTGTCTTCCAGGAAGGCATTGATTTCGTCTTCATGAATCAGGCGCTTAAGAAAGGATATAGCAGGCTTGCGTATCAGCGTGGGCTGGGCAGCAAAGCCTGGAAATTTATTGAGTACAGCTTGTTCTATATTTATCATCAGTTGACCTTAAGCTTTGACTCAAAAGAGTAATCTATGCGACGCATTCGCGCAGACTAATACTAGTTTATGAAAGCTCAATGACATATGTTTTACAGTATTTCTACAATCGCACTTTTCACTTATGAAGTAAATCACAAATTCTTCACAAGTACAGGCTGACGTTGAAATACAACTTGAATATTCTTCGACCAGGGGATGAAAGCATGGTTCAGTGTCATTGTTCAGCAAGAGGGTCTAGCAAGATAACATTTGGCCAAGTTGCTTGCGCTGGTTTTCTAATAGGCTTTGAAAAGGTTGATGAAAGCCCGATACTACTTGGCGGCCATCATCAGTTCCCAGTGATACAAACTCGATGCGACGATTGATCAGAGCTTCACTGCCTGCCGTAGCCTCCACAATTAGGCCTGCGAACGTCATATTCTCTGGTGTAATGTCATGCTCATTAGCCGATACCAATGCAGCTAAATCAAGTGGGATTCGGTCTATAATACTGGCTAGCTCTAGCACTAAGTGCGCGCTGCATATGGCGTGGAAAAGTGCTTCTCCTTTGCTGTCCTGCACATGGAATGTCAGCACATAGTAGTTTTCAACCAGCTGGAATTGATGGCCGCCATAGAGAGCCATAACATCGCTGATAATCTTTTCTAGACGGCTCAGGGTATCCCTGAAATTTTGGCCGTTAAGCTGTTGCCTAAGCACATTGAGATTTTTTATATGAATAACGGCAAATACCTGTTCTTGAGGTTCTTCAAGTGTGGTTGTCGCAGGTTCAGGCTGTGTTTCTGTTTCTAACGGAGAGTTTTCAGCCTGGCCCAGCTCGTCGCTCTTGCCTTCGTGGCTTCGCTGAGGCCATATTTTTGAAAAATCCCAAGTGACTGCCTTGCTGCGATACAACGACCATATTGCAAGGCTTAAAAGTAAAATTGCTGAAGCAATCAATAAGGTAATAATCGAGCGTAATGACCAGGGTTCGGCGTCGATACTGACAGAAACATACCCAGCGATACTGTCATGCAAGACGATAGGGCTTGTATATGTAGTACTATTTCCCAAACTCAAGTGTACGTTGCCTGCTTGTACGAGTAATTTATTTTCAACATCATGAATGGTGGCAAACAATGCATGGGGGTTTTCTACCACATCTTGCAAAATAACTTGTAAGCGCACTAAATCGTGATTAAAGGTAGCATCGATGGCCTGTTTTGCAGCCATTGCAGATAAAGCTTTACCGTAATTGGCAATGTAGCGTTCATTATTAGTGTGTGACGCAGGGATAAACAGTGCGCTGCATAAGAAAAGAGCAGCTAGGCCTCCTAGGCAAGTGGCAGCAAGAGGTGTTATAAAACGAATGTGTATAAACAACAGATTAATTCTTCTTGTTTTTATAGTTAATAGGTATTAGAGACTATAGCCGCTATAATGGCTTAGTACTCAACGAAATAGAAGCTTACCGTGCGTGAACTGATACTTATTACAATCTTTGGCGAAGATAAGCCTTACGTTACCTCAACCGTAACCGAAATTTTATCCAAACATCAGGCAAATATTTTAGATATTGGCCAATCAGTGATTCATTCAACACTTTCTCTGGGCATGCTGATAGAGTTTGAAGACGATACCGACTCAGGTAATGTAGTCAAAGATATTCTCTACCGTATGTATGACTTTGGCATGCAAGTGAAATTTAAGCCTGTAAAAGCCGATGATTACGAGCACTGGGTCTTACAGCAGGGTAAACCTAGACATATTGTAACACTATTAGCACGTCAAATTAGCTCTGAGCATATCGCTGCACTCTCTCGGGTGGTTGCCGATCACGGCTTGAATATTGATAACATTAGTCGTTTGTCAGGGCGTGTCTCTCTTGTTAACAGCGAACATCAAACCAAAGCTTGTGTGGAGTTTTCTGCGCGTGGGCAGGCCACCGATATTGTAAAGCTTCGTGCTCAGCTTGCTAAAGTGGCTTCGTCCTTCGACATCGATATAGCATTTCAAGAAGATAATATGTTTCGTCGAACACGCCGCCTAGTATGTTTTGATATGGATTCGACGCTCATTGAAGCAGAAGTGATCGATGAGTTAGCCAAGGCTGCAGGTATTGGTGAAGAAGTTGCTGCTATTACTCATGCTGCTATGTCTGGAGAATTGGATTTTAACGAAAGCTTCAGGCGGCGTATGGGTTTACTAAAAGGTTTGGATGAATCTGTGCTCAAGGACATTGCTAGTAAACTGCCTTTAACCGAAGGCGCCGAACACCTAATCACTACTTTACGTAAGTTGGGGTATAAAACCGCAATACTATCCGGTGGTTTCCAATACTTTGGTGAGTACCTACAGCGCAAACTGGGCATTGATTACGTCTTTGCCAATAACTTAGAAATTGTTGATGGCAAGGTTACCGGCAACACATCTGGAACCATTGTTAACGGCGAGCGCAAAGCTGAGCTATTACGCAGCTTAGCGGAGAAAGAAAATATTAGCTTGGAGCAGGTGGTTGCTGTTGGCGACGGCGCGAATGATTTACCCATGCTCAGCATTGCTGGTTTAGGCATTGCTTTTCGTGCTAAACCTTTGGTGAAAGCTGAAGCCAAACAGGCTATATCTCACTTGGGACTTGATGCTATTTTGTATCTGATGGGGTTTAGGGATAGTCAGATTCAGCATTAGTTTTAAATCGCAATTAAAACTTCAACTCGGAGCGAGTTTTTGATCTTGCGACATCCCAAACTCTGCTCCTAGTTCGGAGGTAAGGCTTAAGCCTTGTAATCCGGCTTGCTCTATCGCGTCTTTGATATCTTGGCGGCAGTAGAAATTGATATACGTATCAAATGCAGTTTTAAATATGGCGAATTTGCTTACTCTATCTTCGTGAAACCCCAGGTTTTCAATATCGTCCCAAGCGTTTTTATGGCACAAGGATATATCCAGCCCATCCACATCTTCGGCAACACTCAAGGGATTAAAGATATACCCATCCCCTTTCTCATAGCATACCGGGAAAAACTCGCCGTCGTCCTTGATGAGAGCATTAAGAGCAGCATAAGCTTTTTTACTCAAAAACATTCGTCCGTGAAACACCTGTATATCAGGAATCTTTGTACCTGCCATACCGTCACTATCATCAGAAAAATTAACATTGAGAGGCTCAGTTATAATGTCCTTAAAGGATTTGGGAACTCCAAGGAAATCAAAGCGCCCGTGCGGTGTATTACCGCATAACTTAATTACCTGCCTTTGATCAAAACCAATAATGGCAAAGTGATCAAAGTCTGAATAAATTGTATAAAGTGCCATTTTTTCCGTTTCTATGACCAAATGTTTTTAGGGACGATACCACTTTGTAAGCTAAAACGTATTTTTCTAAAAGCTTTCACTAGTGCATCAAGGCTAGTAATTTTGATGGGGTTTATATGATGCTCTAGCCACTGATAATATGCTTTTGTATGAACATTTTGATGTGGCACTGCATCCCTTAGAAAGGCAGGCATATGCACCCTATCTGTAATATTACGAGGAAGCCAACAACCATTATGGTGATCGTCAATGCGCATTTTAAGCCATGCAAGGATGGCGCGCATTTGTGCCGCGAGTTTATGTGAGCCAGATATGATTGCATGTGCGTCACAATGGCTCGAGGGCCTCGGGAAGCCTGCACGTTTAAGCTGCAGTGCCATACGGCTGGAATAATGTCGCTCATTTAAGAGCGCATCGCTATCCATTTTCTAGCCCTTACGTCGAAACCGTGCCAGCTTTTGTTTTTCTATATCTTCTTGTACCTGGGCAGCTGTGCCTACGCGGTTTAAATCTGAAATTGTGAAGCTATCAAGTTGTGCAAAGCGGTCTATTTCAATATCAAGCTGGTTTTTCGTGTGGTTCACAGAGAGGAGGAGAGCCATAACAGAAACCTTTGAATTTGAAAGCGGATAAACATAATAAGCATTCAGGGATTATGTTACCAAACTTACATTATAAAAAGCATGATTAAAAAGATGTCAAACAGAGCTATATCTTCATTACTTTGAACTGGAATTCGATATGGAGAGCTACACTAGCTCTCCATATCAAAGTCATAATCCATCTGATCAGTAGGTTCTTGCAGATAAAAACCTTGAATATAATGCACGCCTGATTGCCAGAGTTTCGATAAAATACTGGCGTTTTCAACGAAGGGGACGATGGTTATTTTGTCATTTTGGTGAAGCTCGCTAACTAGCTCATTGAGAGAGTTTTCATCGTCACTGTTATTTTGTAGGTCTTGAGTAAACGATCCATCAACTTTAACGTGAGAAATTTCGAGATTCTTCAGAGCATTAAATGGATTTAGCGCGCAACCGAAGTGGCTGATGCTGGTGCTGCATCCCAAGCTCTTTAATTGTTGGGTAAAGGTGCTGGCCACATTCAAATGATCGTTGACGTCAATTTCTCGCATTTGAAAAATTAGTGCATCAGGTGGCAATTTTGCCGCTTTAAATGCAACCCCTAGCCAGGGCGGTAGGGTAGCATCGAGAACCGATTCCCTGCTGAGGTTAACAATTAAATGAGTGTTATTACCCTTGCTTCGATGCCCCGAAAGAATTTTTATTGACTCAAGTATGACCCAGCGATCCAGTTTTGTGGTGGCACCAATTTTTGCCGCGGTGCTTAAAAACTCATTGGGTGAAACTTCATTGCCTTGTTCATCCATCATTCTCAGCAATACTTCATAGTGCTCTTTGTTAGAACCTCTAAGGCTTAATATAGGCTGGAATAACAGCTTAAAGCGACCCGCACTAAGTGCTGTTTGCACCATGTGCTGGATGTCATCCTTGGTTTGTTTTTTCGCTTCGGGCTCATAAATTTTGGCTAGAATGGTTCCGTCATTTTCTGATAGGGTGCGAATAAGGTCGAGCGCTTTTACTGCGTGCTCAATGGGCACATCACTATTAGTGCTGGTTTCAGTAATTAATGCAATACCAATATGATAATTAAATTGTAGAGTAGAACCATCTACATCAATAATATTGTCTCGCAATGTTTGACACATTTTCTGTGCGCGTTCCAGCGCTTTGCTGGCGCTTGTTTTAGGTACTAGCAAGATCAAGCTATCTTCATTGAAACGACATAAAACTTCGTTGTCTTTTTCCATGGTTTTAGCAAATGCTGCTATTTTAGCGATAACAGCGTCAATCGAGGCGATGCCTAACTTTTGTTGCACAGTATCGAGAAAGTTGTCGATGCCTATATGGAACAGCGCGCTGTTGTATTTTTTATTGATAGCGGCACCAACAACACTGTCCAAGTTGTCTACTAAGTAGTGTTTGTTAAATAGGCCTGAGGCCATATCTTTATTTTTAATTTGTTCTAATTGAGCTTCAAGTTCTTGGTTATTGACTGCTTTAGCTCGTATTAAAAACTGTATGCAAGCTTCTTCTTCATAAGTGGATTTGCAGACATCAACAGCCAAAGGTTTGTCTGTGCCGTCGCTCATTTGAGCGACAAACTTAAGTTCAGTGGCTTCAATATCACTGCCTTTAATCATGAACTCTTTTAGAAAGTGTTTAACTTTTGATTGGTCTTCCGCTTTAACAATATCAATGACGGGCATGCATTCAATATCATCTTGCGCTTCATGACCTAAAAGTTCAGCAAAAGATTCATTTGCATATAAAAACATGCCATCTTGCACGAAAGCTATTGAGTCCCTCGAACTATCTAGCAGTTGTTGATTGTTGCGCACTACCTCATTAAAACGTCGCTCTGAAAAACGTCGCTCTTCCCGTTGTGAGCGATTAGATAATTCTCTTTGAATGACATAGAGTAAATGCTGATCTTCATCTAGCGTAACAACATCGGCAGCGCCGAGCTTCAAACCCTCTACAATAGGTAGGGAGCCATCGCGATCGGTTTGTAAAATAACCGGCACATCTTTATTCAAACGTTTAATAAGTCGAATGGCTTCGACGGGGGGAACATTGGCACAGTTATCAATGCCAATCATAAGGTCCCAAATTTTTTCCTGTAAAAGTTTGCTGAGAGCTTCCGGGCTGTCAATATGCTGAGCGCGCACAGGTCTGCCTGCATTATGCAGCATACTAATTAGGCGTTCGGCTTCAGATCTTGAGTCGTTGAGTATAAGTAATCTGGTTGCGCTATTGATTGTCATTGTTTAAAGAAAGCTACTAGACCTTAGTAAATACGAATTATAAACAGAGAATACATACATGGCGGAATATAAATTCTCTGTGTATCCAAAGGTATAAGATAAGGGTGATTTATCTTATTCCCATGATGAATCAAAATTTTTGGGCTGGTGAGACTTTTGTGTGTCTTTTGAGCCTGTATTTTGAGCATCGCCACTATCCAAATTTCTAAAGCGGAATTGTTGCACGTTTTTAGTAGAAAAAACTACTCGTTCGAGTTTGGCTGTCCACTCTCGCTCACCATCGATAAGTTTAATTTTATCGAACTCTTGAAGGGGAGCGAAGGCGGTAAGGAGCGTAGGGTTGCCGTGGCCGAATTTTGAAGGAGGAATAAAAAATGCTCGCATATATTCAGAGTAGCCGCCCATATCATAGTTTTGTGCAACACCGTAAGGTTTGGCATTATTTGCCAACAATTGGATGCCAAGCTGTGATGCTTGTTTTAATTGACGCATCCAGCGTATAACACCTATTGACCAAGTGCGCTTACCAATTTCTTTTATGCCTATAATTTCGCCTGCAACAACCTTGGCTGAAATGTCACCTTGCCACAAAATACAGTAACCACCCGCACTGCTATTTTGTAATGATACACGATATACCGGCGCAGAGCTGTTTTGATAATTATCTAAATGAGACGCAGGTGTTAATCCTTGCGAAAAACGGGAGATTTTCTGAGGCTCATGAGAGCCCGAGCTGCGCAAAAAGTAGTCAAAATCTTGGCCGTTGCAGATAAAGAAATGACAGTCGGTCAACCCGATAGACACGTCGGCAGGAGATTCGATGTTTTTTCGTTCGTATTTTCTTTGTGCAACATTACTCCAAGTTTGTATAAGGTGATTGAGTAGTGGCGGTGAAAAATCCTTCGCTATGGTGATTTTGGTGCCAGCGCTTAAGTTTTCCTCGGAGGCCGCGGACTGTTTAGAGAGTTGGCTAAGTAAGCTTGTATAATCAAGCTCAATAAAGCGCCCGCTGTTTTGTGCTTGTACTTTTGATTTGAAAATGGGGCCTTGACTGCTAAGTAGGTCAACGGCAAAAAAGTTTTCGCTCTCATCGCTCAAGCCTGCATTAATCGACACTGCTTGGCACCAACTTTCAAAAGCGGTATATGCTTGTTCGATCTCTGCTTGGCTAAGTTGGTTGGTTTTGGCGCAAGCGAGCATTAGTACACGGCTGTAGGCATTTTCTATGCTCAACGCCCGTGTAGTTTTTAGGGTGATATCTGTTACTGGTGTTTTGGTGAGGTCGTAGTAACTGGCAACCTGATACAAGATATTGAGTATCGACCACATATTTGCCGGTGGGCTAGCATATATTTGATAATTGCGAAAAAACAATAATCCTATGCCGGTAATCGCACGGTGAATGGTTTTAGTCAGTAAATCTAATGTAGGTTTATTGGCGCGGCCATTCTGGGCAATTTGCATTACCGTAGCAACATAGCCATCGATCATATTTTTTTGCAGTGACTGAGCCACAAGAACAGCCTTCTGCGCGCTCTCTGGCAGAATAAGGGGCTGGTTCAAAAAGCTCTTTTGCAAACCTAAAATGGAGTATTGGATACTCGGGCGGAGTATCTCTAAAATCTCGAAACGATTTTGAAAGTCTGTTTTAAGCCTTGATACCTCTGGAATTGCCTGATACAACTTACTGCTGGTATGCATAACTTTGGTCGCAAGTAAACTGTCTACCCACTCCCTTACGCCACTGGCCTTATTGCTACCACAAAAATTTAAGCGTGGTAGGGTGGCCGGTGGTAAATTGATCATTTTCAATAACTGGCTAGGCTTTACATTATCATTCATCTATTACTATTCCCTTTAATACCGATGAGCACCTAAGGCCAAGTTTCCATATATCAATCATTGAACTAATTTACACACTCCTATATTCCAGAGCTGGATGTTTCTGAGGTTTCAATATTATTTATTTTAGATGATAGGA
Protein-coding regions in this window:
- a CDS encoding GNAT family N-acyltransferase, whose protein sequence is MINIEQAVLNKFPGFAAQPTLIRKPAISFLKRLIHEDEINAFLEDNKDAWGFEFIDRIFEYFNFSYVVSARDRANIPASGRVVIFANHPIGSLDGLAILKLVGEVRSDVRIVANDMLSHFKALEDLIIPVDNMVGSGARRSYKRVLECLEDEQAIIVFPAGEVSRAHPTGVKDTRWRPGFLHFARKAQAPLLPIRIHAKNSLLFYGASMVYKPLGTALLAREMFNKHSHVIKFSVGEGIPSQTLKSETVHDRTLVSRLKKHLYKIGKHRRPIFETERTIAHPEDRRQLLEELKESECLGETRDGNRIYLVDYKIDSKVIREIGRLRELAFRKVGEGTGKKRDLDQFDQHYRHLVLWDRENLVIAGAYRLGEGKKIMQSMGVDGFYTRTLYTFRPEFTPYLEQSVELGRSFVNPDYWGKASLDYLWQGLGSYLAKYPEIRYLIGPVSMSAEYPKELMDTLAYYYRRYHPTAETLADAYHPYKLDQQIIDKLDKEFGDLESQEAFDFMQKHFVKKGHRVPILFKQYTAIFENGGFNNIVFSVDPDFGDCLDGLCLADLHKLKASKRKRYIEDQKLNRV
- the serB gene encoding phosphoserine phosphatase SerB codes for the protein MRELILITIFGEDKPYVTSTVTEILSKHQANILDIGQSVIHSTLSLGMLIEFEDDTDSGNVVKDILYRMYDFGMQVKFKPVKADDYEHWVLQQGKPRHIVTLLARQISSEHIAALSRVVADHGLNIDNISRLSGRVSLVNSEHQTKACVEFSARGQATDIVKLRAQLAKVASSFDIDIAFQEDNMFRRTRRLVCFDMDSTLIEAEVIDELAKAAGIGEEVAAITHAAMSGELDFNESFRRRMGLLKGLDESVLKDIASKLPLTEGAEHLITTLRKLGYKTAILSGGFQYFGEYLQRKLGIDYVFANNLEIVDGKVTGNTSGTIVNGERKAELLRSLAEKENISLEQVVAVGDGANDLPMLSIAGLGIAFRAKPLVKAEAKQAISHLGLDAILYLMGFRDSQIQH
- a CDS encoding AHH domain-containing protein, coding for MDSDALLNERHYSSRMALQLKRAGFPRPSSHCDAHAIISGSHKLAAQMRAILAWLKMRIDDHHNGCWLPRNITDRVHMPAFLRDAVPHQNVHTKAYYQWLEHHINPIKITSLDALVKAFRKIRFSLQSGIVPKNIWS
- a CDS encoding GGDEF/EAL domain-containing response regulator — its product is MTINSATRLLILNDSRSEAERLISMLHNAGRPVRAQHIDSPEALSKLLQEKIWDLMIGIDNCANVPPVEAIRLIKRLNKDVPVILQTDRDGSLPIVEGLKLGAADVVTLDEDQHLLYVIQRELSNRSQREERRFSERRFNEVVRNNQQLLDSSRDSIAFVQDGMFLYANESFAELLGHEAQDDIECMPVIDIVKAEDQSKVKHFLKEFMIKGSDIEATELKFVAQMSDGTDKPLAVDVCKSTYEEEACIQFLIRAKAVNNQELEAQLEQIKNKDMASGLFNKHYLVDNLDSVVGAAINKKYNSALFHIGIDNFLDTVQQKLGIASIDAVIAKIAAFAKTMEKDNEVLCRFNEDSLILLVPKTSASKALERAQKMCQTLRDNIIDVDGSTLQFNYHIGIALITETSTNSDVPIEHAVKALDLIRTLSENDGTILAKIYEPEAKKQTKDDIQHMVQTALSAGRFKLLFQPILSLRGSNKEHYEVLLRMMDEQGNEVSPNEFLSTAAKIGATTKLDRWVILESIKILSGHRSKGNNTHLIVNLSRESVLDATLPPWLGVAFKAAKLPPDALIFQMREIDVNDHLNVASTFTQQLKSLGCSTSISHFGCALNPFNALKNLEISHVKVDGSFTQDLQNNSDDENSLNELVSELHQNDKITIVPFVENASILSKLWQSGVHYIQGFYLQEPTDQMDYDFDMES